GTCTTGAATTGTACCGtatgtttaacattttacaattaGAAATGAAAATTGTAATACAAATGTTTCAGCTCGACACCcggaataaaaaaacaaaaacaaaatagacaTGTTGCAACGGTGCTGTGTTTTCATGGTGTGTTCAAAGAGTGGCAAAAGTTGAGGACAATAAATTGTGAGAGCGCTGATGATGAAACCACGGTGTAACCCTCACTAACGTGCCATACGTGCACTCGGCATGCGGCATCCACTCTTCTGACTTCTCCTGCCATCTTACACAACCAATACGGCTTGTGTCTGACAACTTTATCTTGGGCCTAAACCACAATTAATGCATTGTTTAGcaggtggctggaatatatcagcgacaacaaaaaagaaaatgttgcttttgcATCCTGGTATAACCCACAATATGATATACCTGTAATATACTTAGTgtcaactgtttttttgttttttgccgaAAGGACACTTAAGTGCTCTTATGAACGGCACCTTAGTTTTCTCTCAAGATGACAGGAATCTCTCAGTGGACCAATTAATGTAGACTGGCAAAGCCGTCCTGGGAGACTTAGACCTACTACCCATCTCAATCTCATCTCCGTTACAAACGCATTTATCTTGATTGCGTCAGGTCTCTACAAATCTCACTTCGTTCGCTGTAGCTAGCGTATACCGGATGTAACACTTGAGCTGCTCGTCTCTAATTAATCAGAACTCGACTGGAGATTAACATGGACACTGCGGATTTGACTTTTAGACACTTTGTTTATGACGTTATTTAAGAAAAGTATTTGTGAATAACTGAATGTCCAAAACATGATGTTAAGACATTCATCTAATTctgccaaacaaaaacaactcccAACTCCATCTGTATTCAAAAAGGCATGTTTCATTCTGCCAAGCCGCGGTGGATCATCGACTCAAGTGAGACAACCCAATTTGCTTAACTGTAATCAATACGTAGACATGCCAGAGTAACTGACAGCAAAATGCTTCCCGCCGATGTGGCCACTATGAAGATTGCCGCAAAGATGGGTGGAAAGGCCTATTGGTTTTGGCAACCTGATCATTGCACAGCGATGCAACTCAGCAAATGCTTGCTTGGGCGGGGAGGAGCGGAAACAGTGGCGAGGTGGAAGACAAACACCATGCCGGGCGAGGAATGCAAATCCCATGGCAACAGCAACCGGAAAACAAGTCGAAAATAGGGGCAGTGTCCACTATTACTATAGCAACAGAGGAAAAGCGTGggatttgctgaaaacaaataGCTCTCGCATCATTGTCACTTTTAGTTCACTTGGTATGGCAAATAATACATAAACCGTGTTTATGAAGATTATCATGGAAATGAATCTGATCATTTTACCTCAATTATTGATTAAACAACATATATACAGCAACTGTGATGTAAATAATCCACATAACAATAGTTCGTATGAAAGCACGCTATAGTAGATAACCCTAGATCCCATTGGAGCAAAAGGCTACGATAATAACTATCGATGTTACTCAATTTGCGGGGCTTTTCTGATTGGTTATTCTAAGTAAACATCAACAAGTGAAAGCTTTGACTGGATCAAAAATCTGCACCGCGGATTTGTTTACGTGTACCATGTGCACCATGTGTGCACCCGCTGCACCCGCAGGAAGATAAAAACAGCGTGCTCCTTCTCCTTGCCTACCGACGACCAATCACAATCCATACACGGACCGCTCCAACCAATCACGGTGCGGCAGCTTGGCCACGCGCGGCCAATAGACGCCCAGTACGGACCACTGATGCAATAGCGATGCAACAGCTATCCCACTTCGTACACATCGATAAAGTGTTGGGCCTGTTTCAAGCGATGACGGCTGCTTTAAAACAATAACACCGGGCGTTAATGGGTAAAATGTGGTCTATAATCGATCCCGTGGTTGGGTTCTCGCGAGGATTGTTTCCCGGAAGTGGAGGTGAACACACAACATAGCAACAATCTTCCGTCGGAAAAAGAgaggaaatataaaaaaagaaagaaatgcatAAACTGTCAAATCTCGATACATTTGGTCTCGCAATGACGACGTGATTGATGTAACGTAGGTCCCATTGCCCGACTTTTAACACTAAAACGAGTCAATGACTTCTGCCTCGACAGCTTGAATATTTTACTGACGTACTAAAATGTGGCTTATTTTATGTATCATTCAATAAACTGCTGGTGTTATTTTGGCGAAAAGCCACACGTAATTGGACGGTTGAGCTTGTACGGGACGCGGCGGAGGCGGAGGGACACCGAGCTCAGTAGCGGTGATGTCATTGGTTGCTAGGTGAAAGTGTCCATGATGCTTCTCACTAAGATGCTTGTTGCTCAGACTACTACTCGCCCGCCACGCTGCAAGTACCGCACCACGTCGTCGTCTGCGCCGAGCTGGCACTATGGCTTTTTGACTTTTACAAGAAGTTGTAACCGAGAAGACGCCGTGCTTTGCTTTGGCAACGCACTCCCAAGCTCTCTATACTATTTCTCTGCAAGAATGGAGTAAGTAACGCTCACTTTATCTGATTTGTCATTGTGAAACTTTTTATCATATGCTCTCCTCTCACATTACGTTGCTTCATATAGTTTACTTTGCTTTTTGATAAGGTTCCTGTCAATGTAATATaagtacattatatatatatatatataaatggaaTCGTATGAATTTCCCACCACTTTTAGCTAAAATGCTGTTGTCATTTCAACTGCTAAAATGcttaattgattaatttgaaATGACGAACGAGCGGCTTTAATCCAATTTAAAGATCATCTCACTCGTTGCTCACTCACAGGGAGCTCCTTGGCAACCAACCATTAGGCCCTTGACAGCCTCATAGTTCCCAAGTGGCTTTAGGATGTCATGTGTCAAGTTACTTGGAGAAGCCCACGGGACACTGCTCTGTTGCTCTCAAACTTTCCTGTACCGTGAATGCACCTGCATCATGCTTTTTTGCATCCGCACCCATTTCTCAACACCGTTTTCGGTCTGTCGCCCTCCCCCAGGTTTCACTATGCCCACCCAGCCCTGCTCTCTGAGGCCCAGCTGTCAGACCGCGACTGCCCCCAGCGCATGCTCCGACTTGGACTGAACCGAAGCGCCGATGGACAGAATGATGATAGCGACACCGGCTCCTGTTTGGAATACGCTTCGTGCGTGCCAGGCAGaccccctcgctctctctcacccACAGGCTAAccgcagccaatcacaggggtgCAGGGGGGAGGTGTCAGAGGGGAGTCAGCACTTAATTGGTGAGTTGCACTAAGTGAGCTTTTTCATATTTTGCCACATCTCAGGTGGGCTTGGCACTGCAGCACACACTTCCTTGCCAGATAGTAAGTAACATGGCTCCCAAAAACTTTGCTGTATTTTTACAGAATATTTAGGGCATATTTACATAGgcatgtattatttttcatatgATCATTTGTCAACAGGTGATGGTCTCACCGACTGGATGACGGAAGAAGTGGACTTCTCCTCGTACCTCCCGAACCCTCCCTCCCCTCCTACCTCCGCCAATGCCTCTCTCCCCCCGTCACCCCTTCACAATGATATCCATGTGCCCTCTGACTTAGAGGTTATGACCTCTCTGCTGCAAGAGGAACTCGCCCAACTGGAAGACTACTTCCTGTCTGAGCCACTGCCGGAGAAAGGTCCGAGGCCGGGGAAATACGACCGGGCTCCTCCGGTGACGGGTCCTCAGGCGTTCAGTCAACCGCCCTATGCATCGTACTCCGCACCCAGCCAATCGGAATCCAGCCCATTTCTTCTCACTCTGGCGAGCGGAGAACTGGACTTGCTCGGCGTGTGTGGCGGGCCTGTAGCGCGATCTAAAATTCCCAGGCACACCCCGTATAGCTGCGGTCGCCCCAGCCCGTGCGTTAGGAAAAGAATCCCAGACACGGTGAGGTTAAGTGAAAGTTATGACAACAGTTCAAGTTCCAAAGCAAGCAACTCAGGTAACTCGGCACTCACTTATTGCTGTGTGGAAGAGGAGCAGTTAGTCGGCAAAGGCTACTGTCTGGGCAGTGCGGTCGAGCTCCGAAAATGCGCCATTCTCGCCAAAGACGAGAAAAACTGCTGCTTCAGTCACAACGCAAAGGTCGCCGCCGGCGGGGGCGGATGCCATTTTGGCGCATCACTTGACGACTCGCCAAAGAAAGAAGATCTGCTGATGTATAGCATGAGAGAGGTGAGTGGCGGCACCGCTAACAGCGAGGTGCTCACCAGCATCAAAGCTGGTGTGGAGGTGACAAAAGCGACAGTTTCTTGGAAAGCCCAGAGCAGTGAAAGTTGTTATCTTTCTGGAACACCCCAGTCTGAGACCTATCATAGCTTCTTCACCGAGCAGGTCAAAGCGGAGAATCTGCAGATAGGGCAGCATGACTTGCACTGTAATTTCCTGGAGGATCCGGGTCCAGAGTGTCTTCTGATGGCAAGGGACAGTCTGAACTTAGAATCTTGCAGGTTGAAGGAAGACCACTGTGCTGTGAAATACCAATTTGATGTCATTCCCGCAGAAGGCAGAGGAGAGCGCAAACAGAAGAAGAGAGATCAGAACAAAACAGCTGCTCACAGGTAAACTACAGAATCTTCTTGAACAAATACAATGCTGGGCAAGGATTTGCTGCGGGTGTCATCTTTCCTTTTCTCGATGCAGGTATCGCCAAAGAAAAAGGGCGGAATTAGATTCTTTGGAAGAACAGCTGCATTGCCTGGAAGGGAGGAACCGTGAGCTGCGGGACAAGGCGGAGTCTGTAGAGCGTGAAATCCAGTACGTCAAAGACCTCCTGATCGAAGTTTACAAGGCCAGAAGCCAAAGGCTAAAGCAGGACACAACAGGATAACCCCAAAGTCAGAGCAGGGAAGTTGTGAAGCTTTCAGTGTCATTTTGATTGTCCGGGATAgaattttgcttttcttttcttgaatGATGAGTGTGTGTTTTAGTCATCACAAAACAAGGCAATGGTAGTAACATTGCTGTCACACTCCACCTCTTGAGGCCAGCCAGCAATGCTGTAATGACAATCATCTTCATGCTGTGTTACTCGTacttatttgaagaaaaaaaaacaacaaccaaacgTTGATGATGCGAGTTTAAGATTTTACTAGCCTTACATTAGAATTGATGTCAAcggtaaatctttttttccctgttcaATTTCCTTTTCAACGATTTTCTGTAGAAAAGATGAATGCCtcaatttattcattcaaacttaaaaatgtttctACTGCTCTTTTTTCAATGATATTTGTCTTCCTATCAATATTTTAAACAACAGTAATTGTTTTGGAATATGAATTGACCTGAATGATACTATTCATCATTTgaaccccaaaaaatgcagtatacttttttcatgtttaatattaatacatatgtttgattttattgcagtgtTTTATTCTAAATAATATTGTTTTCAAAAGTTAGAGGGCACTTATTGATTTCAGCTTTAAGGCAGCACTActgaataacattttattgttcgGAGCAGGTACATTTTCCCGTGTCTgttacacttttgtttgatttttatttttgtaattttatgattGTTTATATTGTAAAGACATGTCGATATATATggcatatcccccccccccccccccccccccgatcatatcacaaataatacagtatattcacgCAGCTCAGGATATACAATTTGCTCTCCAATCAATCATATTGCCCTTTGATGCTTAGTGACAGAAGAGGAAAATATTCATGCGTCTTACATGTAACCTTAAAGATATTCCACATAAGCCTTTTTTGTGAGTTATTGTAACTACATTTTTGCTGCATGTctttctgaaagaaaaaaaaaaggtacattttGGGATGAATCAGGATTCTTATTAACGCAATATGTCTCATGAGCCTCAGGCTAATCTGCACTAATTTATACAAACTTTTATATGTTAAGCGAATAGAGTGTAATAGTCCTCGCTTTGTAGCAAATTAAATGAGAAAAGCCTTGTTAACAATGAGCCTGCATGCGTAATTTTGATTTCCACTGCTGGCAGAATAGATTCTTACTGGGCATATTTTCCTATGCATTTATTTAAAGACAATCTTGAATATAAGCTTGGATATTATTTCTTCGATTCCACAAAATCCCATAGCTTTGCGTCCCTGCTGTGTACGATCAAGTCGAGTCGGTGCCAACGTGATACAATATTAGATCAAAAATGTTCTTATTTAAATTCCATTTCATGATCAAATCAGTGTAGTTGtctattattgattttttttcctgttgaaaataaaagtgTGGCATTGCAAGTCCTGTGCGTGTGCTTTTTCAAAGCTGAATCAATTACGTTACATTCACAAGAATTCCAAAAATAAGAATGatcacattaaaaacatttgtgcattttattaaaaaagtattattttggaGGGAAGAAAAACATCTACAGTCGGGCTGTTGAAAGCCAGCCTACGAGGATCCGATGCAGAGAGCTGATGTTTCAGTCATTTCGTGTGGCAAACCTTCCGAAAACCTACTttaccttggactggtcgccagccaatcgcagggcacatagaaacaaacaagcgttcgcactcacattcacacctacgggcaatttaagagtcttcaatgaacctaccatggatgttttggggatgtgggaggaaaccgaagtgcccggagaaaagccacgcaggcacggggagaacatgcaaactaccacacaggcgaggccgggtttTTGTTAGGCAGATGAGCTaacccaggggtgtcaaactcaaattcacggtgggccaaaatcaaaaattgggacaacgtcgcgggacaaactcaatatttaatgaaaaatcgcTGCggtgtgcatgtttcccttttgtgcagaaatgtagcgttaaagtttatcatgtGAGAACAAActaaaattttgcttaaacactgaatctggaataaacaaactttaatattataaacacgagacaTCAAATTTGCGacaaaagacatcagtggtatttgtttgttgttttgtattttaatagaTAACATggattcttctgtctctcttaTCTTCTATTTATCCATCTTCGACggcctttctttttgatgtaaatcttttttcaaaggccaacaacaaaacaaccccccaaacataagaatgtccttcaataaaaatccaaacttcaaacttttAACGTTCCCTGCCTCAGAGTTGATaaagagcattaaaaaaaaaacaacaaccctgaATTCAATGATGTTCTATTCTTTGTTccagccacgttgctccacaCACGACAACacggtctgtcttttactttagtcaacagacaatctgcctcccacctgtcttggaagtgaacCCTTtcccatctttcgtttggccatttgtGGGAAGCGGAAGTGTAAATTGGCTCGAGGAGACCgctagcatagttgctaacgactgcaacagaaagggaaggggcgctcacCGGTCGAGACCGATGGGCCGACACACTAGCAAAgtattctgggatttgtaatattagtggcgcatgtgctatttactggcgggccagctctaatacacatttgataaggccttgcgggccaaatataatgacatcgtgggccaaatttggcccccgggcctgagtttgacatatatgagctaaccagtcgatcaccgtgctgTTCCCCAAATATAAATCACAAACATTTTGTTCTTCCGTCACATTTACTATATATAGCCCTTTGAATCTTACTTGGCGAATgagaccttttttcttttcgtttttaaacatttgcaaCATTTATTAATTTCGGATcttagatactgtatatttacctGACTTGATGTCATTCTTTTAGCAACATTCATAAacctatatacatatatttgagACAAGAATTATTTTTTCGAG
The DNA window shown above is from Phyllopteryx taeniolatus isolate TA_2022b chromosome 17, UOR_Ptae_1.2, whole genome shotgun sequence and carries:
- the atf5a gene encoding uncharacterized protein atf5a encodes the protein MDRMMIATPAPVWNTLRACQADPLALSHPQANRSQSQGCRGEVSEGSQHLIGDGLTDWMTEEVDFSSYLPNPPSPPTSANASLPPSPLHNDIHVPSDLEVMTSLLQEELAQLEDYFLSEPLPEKGPRPGKYDRAPPVTGPQAFSQPPYASYSAPSQSESSPFLLTLASGELDLLGVCGGPVARSKIPRHTPYSCGRPSPCVRKRIPDTVRLSESYDNSSSSKASNSGNSALTYCCVEEEQLVGKGYCLGSAVELRKCAILAKDEKNCCFSHNAKVAAGGGGCHFGASLDDSPKKEDLLMYSMREVSGGTANSEVLTSIKAGVEVTKATVSWKAQSSESCYLSGTPQSETYHSFFTEQVKAENLQIGQHDLHCNFLEDPGPECLLMARDSLNLESCRLKEDHCAVKYQFDVIPAEGRGERKQKKRDQNKTAAHRYRQRKRAELDSLEEQLHCLEGRNRELRDKAESVEREIQYVKDLLIEVYKARSQRLKQDTTG